Proteins encoded in a region of the Pseudomonas viciae genome:
- a CDS encoding BCAM0308 family protein yields MDKYQESQKNKLFKTSPHDPYCLQRIEGSAVCSQCGAVYQAGNWTWSRPENTVVHSAQEMTCPACRRIHDNMPAGTLTLSGSFLQKHRNEIIHLMEHTEEKEKTDHALERIIKLTDSAGELIVTTTGIHLASRLGHALESAFKGTSDYRYSENEYGVSIHWTRDK; encoded by the coding sequence ATGGACAAGTATCAGGAGAGCCAAAAGAACAAGCTATTCAAGACATCCCCCCATGATCCCTACTGCTTGCAAAGGATCGAAGGTTCAGCTGTCTGCTCGCAATGTGGCGCGGTGTACCAAGCCGGCAACTGGACCTGGAGTCGCCCTGAAAATACGGTGGTTCATAGTGCGCAAGAGATGACATGCCCGGCCTGTCGGCGCATCCATGACAATATGCCCGCAGGTACGCTCACGCTATCAGGCAGTTTTTTGCAAAAGCATCGGAATGAAATCATCCACCTGATGGAGCACACCGAGGAGAAGGAAAAAACCGATCACGCCTTGGAACGCATCATCAAGCTGACCGACTCGGCCGGTGAGCTGATCGTGACCACTACCGGTATCCACCTGGCCAGCCGCCTGGGGCATGCACTGGAGAGCGCTTTCAAAGGGACATCCGACTACCGGTACAGCGAAAATGAGTATGGAGTGAGCATCCATTGGACACGTGACAAATAG
- a CDS encoding HAD-IIB family hydrolase — MHFLALAVDFDGTIAEHGSVSPEVCASLTALKNSGRKLLLVTGRELQALKHQFAQLELFDLVVVENGALLYDPKTDTEELIADPASTDLVERLREKGVSPLSIGRSVIATWHPFENAVSASIRELGLELQMTFNKDAIMVLPPCVNKASGLNAALRRLGICALNVVGVGDAENDHAFLSICGCSAAVSNAIASIKSSADLCLSHDHGRGVCELVDMLLEKDAALVPVERIGIQLGQTTHARKVWLAPESVMLIVGNSGSGKSSYITWLTERMVQAHQDFCIIDPEGDYLTLDDAVTVGALSAPPTTEESVHHLLQAQLNVVVSALALDPAARVRLFGELLPFIQHLRNASGRPYWLIVDEAHYMLPHCADWPPGFLGDIGAIIVALDFDQVCPALLEEVDVLVTLGSTARELVEQFAKRIQRRSPEFPERSQSLEHACLWNLREGEEVVLLDQVQPIQKHHRHSGKYVAGDVGAWHSFHFPALGQSAANLNEFLSLSTQLADPALRRHMDAGDFSNWFRQVIRDDVLANKTRVVETDTTLTPKEALSQVTWLVQSRYHL; from the coding sequence ATGCACTTTTTAGCCTTGGCGGTGGACTTTGACGGGACCATTGCCGAACACGGTAGCGTTTCACCAGAAGTCTGTGCGTCGCTCACTGCCCTGAAGAACAGCGGCCGCAAGTTATTGCTGGTGACAGGCCGGGAGTTGCAAGCGCTCAAGCATCAGTTTGCGCAACTGGAGCTGTTTGACCTGGTGGTCGTAGAAAACGGCGCGCTCTTGTACGATCCGAAGACAGACACCGAGGAGCTCATCGCCGATCCGGCTTCTACCGATTTGGTTGAGCGCCTACGCGAAAAGGGCGTCTCGCCGTTGTCGATAGGCCGCTCGGTTATCGCCACATGGCACCCGTTTGAGAACGCGGTGAGCGCCAGCATTCGCGAGCTCGGCCTTGAGCTGCAGATGACGTTCAACAAGGATGCGATCATGGTGTTGCCGCCTTGTGTGAACAAAGCGTCGGGCCTTAATGCAGCCTTACGGCGACTGGGTATTTGCGCGCTGAATGTGGTGGGCGTGGGCGATGCAGAAAACGACCACGCCTTCCTATCGATCTGCGGTTGTTCTGCGGCAGTGAGTAATGCCATCGCATCGATAAAGTCCAGCGCTGACCTGTGCCTCAGTCATGATCATGGCCGAGGGGTCTGCGAACTGGTGGACATGCTGCTGGAGAAAGACGCCGCTCTGGTTCCGGTCGAACGCATCGGAATCCAGTTGGGCCAGACCACCCATGCACGCAAGGTATGGCTCGCCCCAGAGTCGGTGATGTTGATTGTTGGAAATTCAGGTTCTGGCAAATCCAGCTACATCACCTGGCTGACAGAACGCATGGTCCAGGCTCATCAGGATTTTTGCATCATTGATCCAGAGGGTGACTACCTGACCCTGGATGATGCGGTCACAGTGGGGGCCTTGAGCGCTCCTCCGACCACAGAAGAATCGGTGCATCACCTTTTGCAGGCGCAACTCAATGTGGTGGTGAGCGCCCTTGCCCTCGATCCGGCGGCACGGGTGCGACTGTTTGGCGAATTGCTGCCTTTTATCCAGCACCTACGCAACGCTTCAGGTCGCCCCTACTGGTTGATCGTGGACGAGGCTCATTACATGCTCCCCCATTGTGCGGATTGGCCCCCCGGTTTCCTCGGGGACATCGGCGCAATCATCGTTGCCCTCGACTTCGACCAGGTATGCCCGGCACTTCTCGAGGAGGTTGACGTGCTAGTGACACTCGGCAGCACCGCTCGGGAATTGGTCGAGCAGTTCGCCAAGCGTATACAGCGCCGCAGTCCCGAGTTCCCGGAGCGCTCACAGAGCCTTGAACATGCCTGCCTCTGGAACCTTCGCGAGGGCGAAGAGGTGGTGCTGCTCGATCAGGTCCAGCCCATTCAAAAGCACCATCGCCACAGCGGCAAGTACGTCGCGGGGGATGTCGGTGCATGGCATTCATTCCACTTCCCTGCACTGGGCCAAAGCGCCGCGAACCTGAATGAGTTTTTGTCCTTGTCCACGCAGCTTGCAGACCCGGCGCTTCGCAGGCACATGGATGCCGGGGACTTTTCCAACTGGTTCCGACAAGTGATCCGGGACGATGTGCTTGCTAACAAGACACGTGTGGTTGAAACAGACACAACCCTGACACCCAAGGAGGCGTTGAGCCAGGTCACGTGGCTTGTGCAGTCGCGCTATCACCTCTAA
- a CDS encoding type VI secretion system Vgr family protein → MAITQNNRLVQVDSPLGGDVLLLQNMDGSEELGRLFHYELDLTSEDRAITFDQLLGKPMGLTLELYDGGKRYFHGIISSCRQLTGHGQFAGYRVSLRPWFWLLTRTSDCRIFQNKTVPDIIKQVFRDLGFSDFEDSLSGSYREWEYCVQYRETSFDFVSRLMEQEGIYYYFRHEKSRHVLVLADAYGAHSTAADYESVPFYPPDRQMRERDHFYDWQLAREVQPGSLALNDYDFLRPRASLEVRSSVPRNHSNADYPLYDYPGEYVQSNDGDHYARTRIEAIHSQFERVQLRGRARGLGSGHLFNLTGYDRADQNREYLVVVARYQIRQEAYESGQLDLAEQFVSELDCMDANQTFRPLPLTPMPIVRGPQTAVVVGPSGEEIWTDQYGRVKVHFHWDRHDQSNENSSCWIRVSQAWAGKNWGSVQLPRIGQEVIVSFLEGDPDRPIITGRVYNAEQTVPYALPANATQSGVKSRSSKGGSPANFNEIRMEDKKGAEQLFIHAEKNQDIEVENDETHWVGHDRSKTIDNDETVHVKHDRTETVDNNETITIGVDRKEKVGNNETISIGVNRTEDVGSNEKITIGANRTERVGSNETITIGADRTEKVGANEKISIASNRTEDVGGNETIGISGNRNETVQGNEGIEINGNQSTQIGQNESRDVAQNRNTGIKQNDSLDVGKHFSLTAGDSISLTTGAASITMKKDGTIVISGKNITIDGSGAINIKANKNVVVKGQKILQN, encoded by the coding sequence ATGGCAATCACGCAAAACAACCGCTTGGTGCAGGTCGACAGTCCGCTCGGTGGCGATGTCCTGCTGCTACAGAACATGGACGGCAGCGAGGAGCTGGGGCGGTTATTCCACTACGAATTGGACCTCACCTCCGAAGACCGGGCGATCACGTTTGACCAGTTGCTGGGCAAGCCGATGGGCCTGACCCTGGAGCTGTATGACGGCGGCAAGCGTTATTTCCACGGCATTATCAGCAGCTGCCGGCAACTGACCGGCCATGGCCAGTTCGCGGGGTACCGCGTCAGTCTAAGGCCCTGGTTCTGGCTGCTCACGCGCACCTCCGACTGCCGGATTTTCCAGAACAAGACGGTGCCGGACATCATCAAGCAGGTGTTTCGCGACCTCGGCTTCTCTGATTTCGAAGACAGCCTCAGCGGCAGCTACCGTGAGTGGGAATATTGCGTGCAGTACCGCGAAACCAGCTTCGATTTTGTCAGCCGGTTGATGGAGCAGGAAGGCATCTATTACTACTTTCGCCATGAAAAGTCGCGGCACGTCCTGGTGCTGGCCGACGCCTATGGCGCTCACTCCACGGCGGCAGACTATGAGTCGGTGCCCTTCTATCCGCCCGATCGACAAATGCGCGAGCGCGATCATTTCTACGATTGGCAACTTGCGCGGGAAGTGCAGCCCGGTTCGCTGGCGCTGAACGACTATGACTTCCTGCGCCCCCGCGCCAGCCTTGAGGTGCGCTCCAGTGTGCCGCGCAACCACAGCAACGCCGACTACCCGCTCTATGACTACCCCGGTGAATACGTCCAGAGCAACGATGGCGATCACTACGCGCGTACCCGCATCGAAGCCATTCACAGCCAGTTCGAGCGTGTGCAGTTGCGCGGCCGCGCCCGCGGGCTGGGCTCCGGGCATTTGTTCAATCTGACTGGCTACGACCGTGCGGACCAGAACCGCGAATACCTGGTGGTGGTCGCGCGTTATCAGATTCGTCAGGAAGCCTATGAAAGCGGGCAGTTGGACCTGGCCGAACAATTCGTCAGCGAGTTGGACTGCATGGATGCCAACCAGACTTTCCGGCCCCTCCCCCTGACCCCCATGCCCATTGTCCGCGGGCCGCAGACCGCCGTAGTGGTGGGCCCCAGTGGCGAGGAAATCTGGACCGATCAATATGGTCGGGTCAAAGTGCATTTCCACTGGGATCGCCATGACCAATCCAACGAAAACAGCTCCTGCTGGATTCGCGTGTCCCAAGCCTGGGCCGGGAAAAACTGGGGCTCGGTGCAGCTCCCGCGCATTGGCCAGGAAGTGATCGTCAGCTTCCTCGAAGGCGACCCGGATCGGCCGATCATCACCGGCCGCGTCTACAACGCCGAACAGACCGTGCCCTACGCGCTGCCGGCCAATGCCACCCAGAGTGGGGTGAAAAGCCGTTCAAGCAAGGGCGGCTCACCGGCCAACTTCAATGAAATCCGCATGGAGGACAAAAAAGGCGCCGAGCAACTGTTTATCCACGCCGAGAAGAACCAGGACATCGAGGTCGAGAACGACGAGACCCACTGGGTCGGTCATGATCGCAGCAAGACCATCGACAACGACGAAACCGTGCACGTCAAACACGACCGCACCGAAACCGTCGATAACAACGAAACCATCACCATCGGTGTGGATCGCAAGGAAAAGGTCGGCAACAACGAAACCATCTCCATTGGCGTGAACCGCACTGAGGATGTCGGCAGCAACGAGAAAATCACCATTGGTGCCAATCGCACCGAGCGCGTGGGCAGTAACGAGACCATCACCATCGGTGCCGACCGCACGGAAAAAGTTGGTGCGAACGAAAAAATCAGCATCGCCAGCAACCGCACCGAGGACGTGGGTGGCAACGAGACCATCGGCATCAGCGGCAACCGCAACGAAACGGTCCAGGGCAACGAAGGCATCGAGATCAACGGCAACCAGAGCACCCAGATCGGCCAGAACGAATCCCGCGACGTTGCCCAGAACCGCAACACCGGCATCAAGCAGAATGACAGCCTGGACGTTGGCAAGCATTTTTCCCTGACCGCCGGCGACTCCATCAGCCTGACCACGGGCGCAGCCAGCATCACCATGAAGAAGGACGGTACCATCGTGATCAGCGGCAAGAACATCACCATCGACGGATCCGGCGCCATCAACATCAAGGCCAACAAAAACGTGGTCGTCAAAGGCCAGAAAATCCTGCAGAACTAG
- a CDS encoding DUF6484 domain-containing protein, which translates to MTVEYHFPVSSTATPARVDGVVIGVLLDVPGADAPVVAFPGCPGETGLAARTTTPLAREDIGAQVALMFEAGDLTRPLVIGRIQRLPQTATPAVAHLDGERLEFTAEREIVLRCGKASITLTREGKVLIRGTYLSNRSSGVNRIKGGSVQIN; encoded by the coding sequence ATGACCGTTGAATATCATTTCCCCGTTTCCTCTACCGCCACGCCCGCGCGCGTGGATGGCGTCGTGATTGGGGTGCTGCTGGATGTGCCCGGGGCAGATGCCCCGGTGGTGGCCTTCCCTGGCTGCCCCGGCGAAACGGGCCTCGCCGCGCGCACCACCACCCCGCTCGCCCGTGAAGACATTGGCGCCCAGGTCGCGCTGATGTTCGAGGCCGGAGACCTGACCCGGCCGCTGGTGATCGGTCGCATCCAGCGCCTGCCGCAAACCGCCACGCCAGCCGTCGCCCACCTGGACGGCGAGCGCTTGGAGTTCACGGCAGAGCGGGAAATCGTCCTGCGCTGCGGTAAGGCGAGCATTACCCTCACGCGTGAGGGCAAGGTGCTGATCCGTGGGACCTATCTTTCGAACCGGTCATCCGGCGTGAACCGCATCAAGGGCGGTTCGGTGCAGATCAACTAG
- a CDS encoding DUF2169 family type VI secretion system accessory protein, with protein MELLNASKLFAAYTQGLEPDGRESLVIVAKGTFDLPLDGRAATLADTQQPLLMADTFLGEPGLSAPLQEMDFAPVKPFCDVLVRGKAYAPGGRPVTQLAAGIRVGQMSKAFSVLGPRQWQPGLLGVSPGLPQPFTEQDISYAQAYGGSHPMAKNPDMRHCYPDNPSGCGWFPGNIDSAEIAYKPMPNTEELGKPIDSPSGDFRPMALGPLGRSWPQRARFAGTYDDAWLADCFPFLPQDFDNRYFQAAPDDQQIPYLRGGEDVLLLNLTPREHASFRIPTMDVPVTFFLKKGGHETVQAVIDTLLIDTDARQVQLTWRVSRALRRNMFEIAQVLVGTMSTGWWRARKLGKDYYPSLSSLVKARRAPEETDG; from the coding sequence ATGGAGCTGCTCAACGCCAGCAAACTGTTTGCGGCCTACACCCAGGGCCTGGAGCCCGATGGTCGCGAATCCCTGGTGATCGTGGCCAAAGGCACGTTTGATTTACCGCTGGACGGCCGTGCGGCAACCCTCGCCGATACCCAGCAACCGCTGCTGATGGCTGACACCTTTCTCGGCGAGCCGGGCCTCAGCGCCCCGCTGCAGGAAATGGACTTCGCCCCGGTCAAGCCATTCTGCGATGTACTGGTACGCGGCAAGGCCTATGCCCCAGGTGGGCGGCCCGTGACGCAGCTGGCCGCGGGCATTCGTGTCGGTCAGATGAGCAAAGCCTTTTCCGTCCTCGGCCCCCGACAATGGCAACCCGGGCTATTGGGGGTTTCTCCCGGTTTACCGCAACCCTTTACCGAACAGGACATCTCCTATGCCCAGGCTTACGGAGGTTCCCATCCCATGGCCAAGAATCCGGATATGCGTCATTGCTACCCGGACAATCCAAGCGGCTGCGGTTGGTTCCCAGGCAACATCGACAGTGCTGAAATCGCTTACAAGCCAATGCCGAATACGGAAGAACTGGGCAAGCCGATCGATAGCCCCTCCGGCGACTTCCGCCCCATGGCTCTCGGCCCCCTTGGGCGTAGCTGGCCGCAACGCGCCCGTTTCGCCGGTACTTACGACGATGCCTGGTTGGCCGACTGCTTTCCGTTCCTGCCGCAGGATTTCGACAACCGCTACTTTCAGGCTGCCCCTGACGATCAGCAGATCCCTTACCTGCGTGGCGGCGAGGATGTGCTGCTGCTCAACCTCACGCCACGGGAGCACGCGAGCTTTCGCATCCCCACAATGGACGTGCCAGTGACCTTCTTTCTGAAAAAAGGCGGTCATGAAACTGTGCAGGCGGTGATCGACACCCTGCTGATCGACACAGACGCGCGCCAGGTGCAGCTGACCTGGCGTGTCTCCCGTGCGCTACGACGCAATATGTTCGAGATCGCTCAGGTGCTGGTCGGCACTATGTCCACGGGCTGGTGGCGCGCCCGCAAACTGGGCAAGGATTACTACCCGTCGCTCTCCTCCCTGGTAAAAGCCAGACGCGCCCCCGAGGAGACGGACGGATGA
- a CDS encoding beta-ketoacyl synthase N-terminal-like domain-containing protein, translating into MTALCIIGSGMVSAVGLSAPASCAAIRCAIDNFQETRFIDQGGEWLMAASVPLEQPWRGRTKLIKMASRAIAEALQSTPGVDPEKTPLLLGVAEAERPGRLDGLDKRLLQDIEAELGLRFHPESNIIARGRVSVAVALLNARTLIYQGGHRYVLVAGVDSFLCGPTLAAFEERERLLTSENSNGFIPGEGAAAVVLAAPVASATPQLACIGLGFGMEKATVEAEDIPLRAEGLTQAVRAALSEAGCGLEQMDYRLTDISGEQYYFKEASLALSRTLRVRKEFFHLWHPADCIGEVGAAIGPAMLAVALAASRKGYGEGPNIFCHLGNDAGERAAVMLSYQTVRAA; encoded by the coding sequence ATGACCGCACTTTGCATCATCGGCTCCGGCATGGTCAGCGCCGTTGGCCTCAGCGCCCCCGCGAGCTGCGCGGCGATCCGCTGCGCCATCGACAATTTCCAGGAAACCCGTTTCATCGACCAAGGTGGCGAATGGCTGATGGCCGCTAGCGTACCTCTGGAGCAGCCCTGGCGCGGCCGCACCAAGCTGATCAAGATGGCCTCTCGCGCCATCGCCGAAGCGTTACAGAGCACCCCCGGGGTCGACCCGGAAAAAACCCCGCTACTGCTGGGTGTGGCCGAAGCCGAGCGTCCCGGCCGTCTGGATGGCCTCGATAAAAGACTGTTGCAGGACATCGAAGCTGAACTGGGCCTGCGCTTTCATCCGGAATCCAACATCATCGCCCGCGGCCGAGTCAGTGTCGCCGTGGCCCTGCTTAACGCACGAACGCTGATCTACCAGGGCGGCCATCGCTACGTGCTGGTCGCCGGCGTCGACTCCTTCCTGTGCGGACCCACCCTGGCCGCCTTCGAAGAACGCGAGCGTCTGCTTACCAGCGAGAACTCCAACGGCTTTATTCCCGGCGAAGGTGCTGCGGCCGTGGTACTGGCCGCCCCGGTTGCCAGCGCAACGCCGCAACTGGCCTGCATCGGCCTGGGGTTCGGCATGGAGAAGGCCACCGTGGAGGCCGAAGACATTCCCCTGCGCGCCGAAGGCCTGACTCAAGCTGTACGCGCAGCCCTGAGCGAAGCCGGCTGTGGGTTGGAGCAGATGGATTATCGGCTCACCGACATCTCCGGCGAGCAGTACTACTTCAAGGAAGCCTCCCTGGCCCTCAGCCGAACCCTGCGCGTGCGCAAGGAGTTCTTCCATCTCTGGCACCCGGCCGACTGCATTGGCGAAGTCGGCGCCGCCATCGGCCCGGCCATGCTCGCCGTGGCCCTGGCTGCCAGTCGCAAGGGCTATGGCGAAGGACCGAATATCTTCTGCCACCTCGGCAACGACGCTGGCGAACGCGCCGCCGTGATGCTCAGTTACCAGACTGTGAGGGCTGCGTAA
- a CDS encoding HNH/endonuclease VII fold toxin-2 domain-containing protein, producing the protein MANEVFANSMEISCKAADGKSIAAFPDVCFTPPQAPPTPLGVPIPYPNTGMAKDTINGSRTVKISGKEVMLKNKSYFKTSTGDEAGNAPKKGIVTSKIKGKVYFTAWSMDVKFEGENVVRNMDLTTHNHASQPGNSPTWPYLDTVAAANSSHPCHNVVKGLKDNDCQRHVDANTYSTGAVNRAGASAALCGDPKCKKAVECVLTPYAPSNCCDGKTPHHVVPKSQFKERGKGGQALLLDAQGANKYDPDKAPCICEDGHSHSTGTHGDIHEETNLLTVNHPAVAPHVTGKTIDPNARWSVAEAEAVGAQAAQKGGSKCDKACTQSQVRAGHQQMNIGPTDQIRPSTAGRVPEPSDTTTL; encoded by the coding sequence ATGGCCAACGAAGTCTTTGCCAACAGTATGGAGATCTCCTGCAAAGCAGCGGATGGCAAGTCCATTGCTGCGTTCCCGGATGTCTGTTTCACTCCACCCCAGGCCCCGCCCACCCCTCTGGGGGTGCCGATTCCCTACCCCAATACCGGCATGGCGAAGGACACCATCAATGGATCCCGGACGGTAAAAATCAGTGGCAAGGAGGTCATGCTCAAGAACAAGAGCTACTTCAAGACCAGCACAGGGGATGAAGCCGGAAACGCACCGAAGAAAGGGATAGTTACCAGCAAGATTAAGGGAAAGGTGTACTTCACTGCATGGTCGATGGATGTGAAGTTCGAGGGAGAAAATGTAGTCAGGAACATGGACCTGACGACCCATAACCATGCGTCGCAGCCGGGTAATAGTCCAACTTGGCCCTATCTTGACACGGTGGCGGCGGCCAACAGCTCCCATCCCTGTCACAACGTAGTAAAGGGATTGAAAGATAACGATTGCCAGCGCCATGTCGATGCAAACACCTACTCGACAGGTGCGGTCAATCGGGCCGGCGCATCAGCGGCCTTGTGCGGCGATCCAAAATGCAAAAAGGCAGTGGAGTGCGTGCTTACACCCTATGCACCCTCGAACTGCTGTGACGGGAAAACACCCCACCATGTAGTGCCTAAATCACAATTCAAGGAGAGGGGAAAAGGTGGTCAGGCGCTCCTGCTCGATGCGCAAGGCGCCAATAAGTACGACCCCGACAAGGCACCGTGCATTTGTGAAGATGGCCATAGTCACTCCACCGGGACCCACGGTGACATTCATGAAGAGACGAACCTCCTCACGGTGAATCATCCGGCCGTTGCGCCGCATGTCACCGGCAAGACCATTGATCCAAATGCTCGCTGGAGTGTTGCCGAAGCCGAAGCGGTCGGAGCGCAGGCCGCCCAAAAAGGTGGCAGTAAGTGCGATAAGGCCTGCACGCAAAGCCAAGTGCGAGCAGGTCATCAACAGATGAATATTGGTCCGACGGACCAAATCCGTCCATCAACGGCCGGACGCGTTCCAGAACCCTCGGATACGACGACCCTATGA
- a CDS encoding WD40/YVTN/BNR-like repeat-containing protein, giving the protein MPDTPLKGLIMRTAVVRLPGLGYIYAADPKKEADEIPHAITFKYKDGTFIRGEANYDAHSLAVVSQPELGLIAISGAGYYSAIMASGTTTGDIFDDSTPAPQAPRTGGIRGVAAINGQAFAVGLRGMVYRFDGPKRWIRIDDGLPENFNAQAIHGFSNTEIYAVGRDGAIWLFDGHHWHPCESPTSVTLTSVKCAPDGTVYIAGHRGVLLQGRKDMWSVIDQTVVSDNIWDLEWFIDALYISTLSNVYRLKQLQLEPVNFGDDPPASCYQLSAGDGVMWSNGEFDLMSFDGIAWTRIV; this is encoded by the coding sequence ATGCCTGATACACCGTTGAAAGGCCTCATCATGCGCACTGCGGTAGTACGCCTACCGGGCCTTGGTTATATCTATGCCGCCGACCCTAAAAAAGAAGCCGATGAGATTCCACACGCCATCACGTTCAAATACAAGGACGGCACTTTTATCAGAGGCGAGGCCAACTATGATGCCCATTCGTTAGCCGTTGTTTCTCAGCCTGAACTCGGACTCATTGCCATCTCTGGCGCCGGTTATTACTCAGCCATCATGGCAAGCGGTACCACTACTGGTGACATATTCGACGACAGCACACCTGCTCCTCAAGCGCCAAGAACGGGCGGTATTCGCGGCGTGGCGGCGATCAACGGACAAGCCTTTGCGGTCGGCCTAAGAGGTATGGTGTACCGCTTTGACGGTCCCAAACGCTGGATACGGATCGATGATGGCTTACCGGAAAACTTCAACGCGCAGGCGATTCATGGTTTCTCAAATACAGAAATCTATGCAGTTGGCCGGGATGGCGCGATATGGCTATTCGATGGTCATCATTGGCACCCTTGCGAATCGCCAACATCGGTGACTCTCACATCGGTCAAGTGCGCACCTGATGGAACGGTATACATAGCGGGCCATCGCGGTGTGCTGTTGCAAGGGCGCAAGGATATGTGGAGCGTCATCGATCAAACGGTAGTCTCCGATAATATCTGGGATTTGGAATGGTTTATCGATGCTCTTTACATCTCTACCCTGTCCAATGTCTATCGGTTGAAACAATTGCAATTGGAGCCTGTGAACTTCGGTGATGATCCTCCAGCGTCCTGTTACCAGTTGAGCGCCGGCGATGGCGTCATGTGGTCGAATGGTGAGTTCGATCTTATGTCTTTCGATGGAATTGCATGGACGAGGATCGTTTGA
- a CDS encoding TIGR02270 family protein has protein sequence MMSSIVIDQHAEEVAFLAILRDYAVRAPHYDLVHLATLDNRIEAHLDGLHIAGLPGLEVLLQQLTPTAQGEVFAATVLAFETGHVVAMATLAGHMRAHVDSERYMAAALGWLEWLRVEPWLDRLLASPEPLFRRLGLAACGMHRHDPGPALLAGLSDADPSVLARAARTAGELRRRDLLPAIRAHRQHEDAATRFWANWATTQMGDQQALEPLRSFAEQPGEFQYRALCVLLAWQEREPSIAWIRQWVQDPRDRRIGIQALGLLGDPVCVPWLIQQMSDLPFARVAGEAFSLITGADLALLDLELQALPDFDAGPNDNPEDPNVAMDPDENLPWPDPQAIEKWWQANGGQFQVGTRYMLGLAHSEHSFQQALVHGQQRQRIAAACGLARYRPNEVLFPTSAPAWRQKRWLAAVNATSNTNGTKPPS, from the coding sequence ATGATGTCGTCGATTGTGATTGATCAACACGCCGAAGAGGTAGCCTTCCTCGCGATCTTGCGCGACTACGCCGTTCGGGCACCCCACTACGACCTCGTCCACCTGGCCACCCTGGACAATCGCATCGAAGCCCATCTGGATGGCCTACACATCGCTGGTTTGCCCGGACTGGAGGTGCTGCTGCAACAACTGACTCCCACCGCGCAGGGGGAGGTATTTGCCGCTACGGTGCTGGCGTTCGAAACCGGCCATGTCGTAGCCATGGCCACCCTGGCTGGACATATGCGCGCCCACGTAGACAGCGAGCGCTATATGGCTGCGGCCCTGGGTTGGCTGGAGTGGCTGCGGGTCGAACCCTGGCTCGACCGCCTGCTCGCCTCCCCCGAGCCCCTGTTCCGCCGTCTCGGCCTCGCGGCCTGCGGCATGCATCGCCACGACCCAGGCCCCGCCCTGCTGGCCGGACTTTCCGATGCCGACCCCAGCGTGCTGGCGCGTGCCGCACGCACGGCTGGCGAACTGCGCCGGCGTGACCTGCTGCCGGCGATTCGTGCCCACCGCCAGCATGAGGACGCCGCTACGCGCTTCTGGGCCAACTGGGCCACCACCCAAATGGGCGATCAGCAGGCCTTGGAGCCTCTGCGCTCATTCGCCGAGCAGCCGGGCGAGTTCCAGTATCGCGCGCTCTGTGTATTGCTGGCCTGGCAGGAGCGCGAGCCCAGCATCGCCTGGATACGCCAGTGGGTACAGGATCCCCGGGATCGGCGCATCGGCATCCAGGCCCTTGGGCTGCTGGGCGATCCGGTCTGCGTGCCCTGGTTGATCCAACAGATGAGCGACCTGCCCTTTGCCCGGGTCGCCGGCGAAGCCTTCAGCCTGATCACTGGCGCTGACCTGGCGTTGCTTGATCTGGAACTGCAGGCCCTGCCGGATTTCGATGCGGGCCCGAACGACAACCCTGAAGATCCCAATGTCGCGATGGACCCCGATGAGAACCTGCCCTGGCCCGACCCGCAGGCAATCGAAAAATGGTGGCAAGCCAACGGCGGACAATTCCAGGTGGGTACGCGTTATATGCTGGGTTTGGCCCATAGCGAACACAGTTTTCAGCAAGCCCTTGTCCACGGCCAGCAACGCCAGCGCATCGCCGCCGCCTGCGGCCTCGCCCGCTATCGGCCAAACGAAGTGCTGTTTCCCACTAGCGCGCCGGCCTGGCGGCAAAAGAGGTGGTTGGCAGCGGTCAACGCCACATCGAACACCAACGGCACGAAACCACCGAGCTAA